The following proteins are encoded in a genomic region of Brachypodium distachyon strain Bd21 chromosome 1, Brachypodium_distachyon_v3.0, whole genome shotgun sequence:
- the LOC100823631 gene encoding two-component response regulator ORR5, giving the protein MDMSAPVGGRGEACCCRGGGDEAKEKSAKMAQVVPVDDVVAAAAVKEAELVVPYVMAVDDSSVDRAVITALLRRSKYKVTAVDSGKRALEILDSEPNVSMIITDYWMPEMTGYDLLKKVKESSELKQIPVVIMSSENVPTRITRCLEEGAEEFLLKPVRPSDISRISTRMLQ; this is encoded by the exons ATGGACATGTCGGCGCCggtgggaggaagaggagaggcTTGTTGCTGCCGAGGCGGCGGTGATgaggccaaggagaagagTGCCAAGATGGCGCAGGTGGTGCCGGTGGACGATGTggtcgccgcggcggccgtgaAGGAGGCCGAGCTGGTGGTGCCGTACGTCATGGCCGTCGACGACAGCTCCGTCGACCGCGCCGTCATCACCGCCCTGCTCCGCCGATCCAAGTACAAAG TAACTGCCGTGGATAGCGGCAAGCGGGCGCTGGAGATACTTGACTCg GAGCCGAACGTGAGCATGATAATCACGGACTATTGGATGCCGGAGATGACCGGCTACGACCTGCTCAAGAAAGTCAAG GAGTCGTCGGAGCTGAAGCAGATCCCCGTGGTGATCATGTCCTCGGAGAACGTGCCCACGAGGATCACCAG ATGCTTGGAAGAAGGCGCGGAGGAGTTCCTGCTCAAGCCCGTCAGGCCGTCCGACATTTCCCGCATATCCACCCGGATGCTGCAGTGA